In Segatella copri, the DNA window TTTGCTTGCCTATGGCAAACATTCTGCAAATGAGCTTAAACTTGACGGCATTCAATGCCTTACGCTTAGTATCAGAATCTTTTCTGCCTCCTAACTTTCGATTATAAAACATTTGCATTTCCACATCGTACTCAACAGCTCTCAATGCCGCCATAGACAGGTCAGCTTTCACTTGACCGTTACAGTGTGCGGAAGGTCGGGCACGCCATTTCACACTGGTACCAGAAGTGTGACTGCATGGAGCTACGCCAACATATCTCGCATATTGCCGAGCTGTGTCAAAAGCGGTAAAGTTTCGTGTGATGGCAATTATGTTTGTTGCATTGACAAAACCAATTCCTGGTATCGTCAACAGATTCTGAAAAGTGTCAAAGACATCTTCCTCCTTGGACATTAATTCACACTCTTCCTGATCTATCTTCTCAATGTCATGATTGAGCTTTTTAATGTAGCTCTCATACATGGCAGAATCCTCTTTCGTTTCAAACATCTGCATTCGGTTCATAAAGTTTGTCCGTTGCTCCACAAGGAACTTACGCTCATTGACAAGTTGCTTCAATTGTTGCATAGCCTTGCTTGGCAACTTGTATGGCTTGGCACATTCCGTGCCATCATAACGATAGAGGAAGTCAGCTATCTTTGCAGAGTCAT includes these proteins:
- a CDS encoding IS110 family transposase, translating into MKNKSFVGIDISKNVIDVSIFREDTNIKMFPHEVFNNTRKGFGDMCSWLKKSRVVLSQALFGMEFTGCYSLDLEKFLTSKNYSFCMLSTRIVKHHPMGTIDKRDKNDSAKIADFLYRYDGTECAKPYKLPSKAMQQLKQLVNERKFLVEQRTNFMNRMQMFETKEDSAMYESYIKKLNHDIEKIDQEECELMSKEEDVFDTFQNLLTIPGIGFVNATNIIAITRNFTAFDTARQYARYVGVAPCSHTSGTSVKWRARPSAHCNGQVKADLSMAALRAVEYDVEMQMFYNRKLGGRKDSDTKRKALNAVKFKLICRMFAIGKQKRKWEVLNTSDDRKNLHIEKSKASEL